One window of the Marmota flaviventris isolate mMarFla1 chromosome 2, mMarFla1.hap1, whole genome shotgun sequence genome contains the following:
- the Zhx3 gene encoding zinc fingers and homeoboxes protein 3 isoform X2 — protein MASKRKSTTPCMIPVKTVVLQDAIVEAQPAEALPEVPQQDLPPEAPATSSEAAQNSSSTDGSSLANGHRNTLDGYLYSCKDCDFRSQDMTQFVGHMNSEHTDFNKDPTFICPGCSFLAKTPEGLSLHNAKCHSGEANFVWNVAKPDNHVVVEQSIPESTSTPDPAGEPGAEGTDGQAEIIITKTPIMKIMKGKAEAKKIHTLKENVPSQPVGEALPKPSAGEAEVKEGDHTFVNGAAPVSQAPASSAKPPHTTNGPLIGTVPVLPAGIAQFLSLQQQAPVHTQHHAHQPLPTSKALPKVMIPLSSIPTYNAAMDSNSFLKNSFHKFPYPTKAELCYLTVVTKYPEEQLKIWFTAQRLKQGISWSPEEIEDARKKMFNTVIQSVPQPTITVLNTPLVASAGNVQHLIQAALPGHVVGQPEGTAGGLLVSQPLMANGLQAPTSSLPLAVTSVPKQPTVAPINTVCSNTTSAVKVVNAAQSLLTACPSITSQAFLDASIYKNKKSHEQLSALKGSFCRNQFPGQSEVEHLTKVTGLSTREVRKWFSDRRYHCRNLKGSRAMMPGDHGSILIDSVPEVPFSPSSKAPEVTCIPTATSLASHPAAKRQSWHQTPDFTPTKYKERAPEQLRALESSFAQNPLPLDEELDRLRSETKMTRREIDSWFSEKRKKVNAEETKKADGTACQEEGEAAEDEGGEAELASELRVAGENGSPEMPISQISAERKVSPIKINLKNLRVTEASGKSELPGLLACELEEDSLNKLAEQPPGKVSYKKTAQQRHLLRQLFVQTQWPSNQDYDSIMAQTGLPRPEVVRWFGDSRYALKNGQLKWYEDYKRGNFPPGLLVITPGNRELLQDYYMTHKMLYEEDLQNLCDKTQMSSQQVKQWFAEKMGEETRAMADTGGEDQGPGTGEPAATHKGLGDSYSEVSENSESWEPSAPEASSEPFGTSSPQAGLQLETD, from the exons atggccagcaaGAGGAAATCCACCACCCCATGCATGATCCCAGTAAAGACTGTAGTGCTGCAGGATGCCATTGTGGAGGCCCAGCCAGCAGAGGCCTTGCCTGAAGTACCCCAGCAGGATCTTCCCCCAGAAGCACCTGCTACCAGCAGTGAGGCAGCTCAGAACTCCAGCAGTACTGATGGCTCCTCACTGGCCAATGGGCATCGGAACACTTTGGATGGCTATTTATATTCCTGTAAAGACTGTGATTTCAGATCCCAGGACATGACCCAATTTGTGGGACATATGAACTCAGAGCACACAGACTTTAATAAAGATCCAACTTTTATCTGCCCTGGGTGCAGTTTCCTGGCAAAAACCCCCGAGGGGCTTTCCCTGCACAATGCCAAGTGTCATTCAGGGGAAGCCAACTTTGTGTGGAATGTGGCCAAGCCAGACAATCATGTAGTCGTGGAGCAGAGTATCCCTGAGAGCACCAGCACTCCTGACCCAGCAGGGGAGCCCGGCGCTGAGGGGACTGATGGACAGGCTGAAATCATCATCACTAAGACTCCAATCATGAAGATAATGAAAGGCAAAGCTGAAGCCAAAAAAATCCATACTCTCAAAGAGAATGTCCCCAGCCAGCCTGTGGGTGAGGCCTTGCCAAAGCCATCAGCTGGGGAAGCAGAGGTGAAAGAGGGGGACCACACCTTTGTTAATGGGGCAGCTCCAGTCAGCCAGGCACCTGCCAGCTCTGCAAAGCCCCCCCATACCACCAATGGGCCCCTGATAGGAACGGTGCCAGTTCTGCCAGCTGGTATAGCACAGTTCCTGTCTCTCCAGCAGCAGGCCCCGGTGCACACCCAGCACCATGCCCACCAGCCCCTGCCTACATCCAAGGCCCTTCCCAAAGTGATGATCCCCCTGAGCAGCATCCCAACGTACAACGCGGCTATGGACTCCAACAGCTTCCTGAAAAACTCCTTTCATAAGTTCCCCTACCCAACCAAAGCCGAGCTCTGCTACCTGACTGTGGTGACCAAGTATCCAGAAGAACAGCTCAAGATCTGGTTCACAgcccagaggctgaagcaaggtATCAGCTGGTCCCCTGAGGAGATCGAGGATGCCcgtaaaaagatgttcaatacaGTCATCCAGTCTGTGCCTCAGCCCACGATCACAGTTCTGAACACCCCCCTGGTTGCCAGTGCAGGCAATGTCCAGCATCTCATCCAGGCCGCTCTCCCAGGCCACGTTGTCGGACAGCCAGAGGGCACAGCAGGAGGACTCCTGGTCAGCCAGCCACTGATGGCCAATGGGTTGCAAGCACCAACCTCGTCTCTCCCCCTGGCAGTCACATCTGTTCCCAAGCAGCCAACAGTGGCACCTATTAACACCGTGTGTTCAAATACAACATCGGCCGTGAAGGTGGTCAACGCAGCCCAGTCTCTCCTCACAGCCTGCCCCAGCATAACTTCCCAAGCCTTCCTCGATGCTAGCATCTACAAAAATAAGAAGTCTCACGAACAACTGTCCGCTCTGAAAGGGAGCTTCTGCCGGAACCAGTTCCCAGGGCAGAGTGAAGTCGAACATCTGACCAAAGTCACCGGCCTCAGCACTAGAGAGGTGCGGAAGTGGTTCAGTGATCGGAGGTACCATTGCCGGAACCTGAAGGGCTCCAGAGCCATGATGCCTGGGGATCACGGCTCCATTCTCATTGACTCTGTGCCCGAGGTGCCCTTCTCCCCATCCTCCAAGGCTCCCGAGGTAACCTGTATCCCAACAGCGACCTCATTAGCAAGCCACCCTGCTGCCAAACGGCAATCCTGGCACCAGACTCCTGACTTCACGCCCACCAAATACAAGGAGAGAGCCCCAGAGCAGCTCCGAGCCCTGGAGAGCAGCTTTGCACAAAACCCACTCCCTCTAGACGAGGAACTGGACCGCCTGAGAAGTGAAACCAAGATGACCCGGAGAGAGATCGATAGCTGGTTTTCAGAGAAACGGAAAAAAGTGAATGCTGAGGAGACCAAGAAAGCCGATGGGACAGCCTgtcaggaggaaggggaggctgCTGAGGACGAGGGGGGAGAGGCGGAGTTGGCCAGTGAACTGAGGGTTGCTGGTGAAAATGGTTCCCCAGAAATGCCCATCAGCCAGATATCAGCAGAGCGCAAAGTCAGCCCCATCAAAATCAATCTCAAGAACCTGAGGGTCACTGAAGCCAGTGGCAAGAGTGAGCTTCCAGGGCTCCTTGCCTGTGAGCTGGAGGAGGATAGTTTGAACAAGCTGGCAGAGCAACCCCCTGGCAAAGTGAGCTACAAAAAGACGGCTCAGCAGCGACACTTGCTGCGGCAGCTCTTTGTCCAGACCCAGTGGCCAAGCAACCAGGACTATGACTCCATCATGGCCCAGACGGGGCTGCCGCGGCCAGAAGTGGTGCGCTGGTTTGGAGACAGCAGGTATGCTCTGAAGAACGGCCAGCTCAAGTGGTACGAAGACTATAAGCGGGGCAACTTCCCACCGGGGCTGCTGGTCATCACCCCTGGAAACCGGGAGCTGCTGCAAGACTATTACATGACACACAAGATGTTGTACGAGGAAGACCTGCAGAACCTCTGTGACAAGACCCAGATGAGCTCCCAGCAGGTCAAGCAGTGGTTTGCTGAGAAAATGGGTGAGGAGACCCGGGCCATGGCAGACACAGGTGGTGAAGACCAGGGCCCTGGTACTGGTGAGCCTGCGGCAACTCACAAAGGGCTGGGTGACTCCTATTCAGAAGTGTCTGAGAACAGTGAGTCGTGGGAGCCCAGTGCACCTGAGGCCAGCTCAGAGCCCTTTGGTACATCAAGTCCCCAGGCTGGACTTCAGCTAG AAACAGACTGA
- the Zhx3 gene encoding zinc fingers and homeoboxes protein 3 isoform X1, giving the protein MASKRKSTTPCMIPVKTVVLQDAIVEAQPAEALPEVPQQDLPPEAPATSSEAAQNSSSTDGSSLANGHRNTLDGYLYSCKDCDFRSQDMTQFVGHMNSEHTDFNKDPTFICPGCSFLAKTPEGLSLHNAKCHSGEANFVWNVAKPDNHVVVEQSIPESTSTPDPAGEPGAEGTDGQAEIIITKTPIMKIMKGKAEAKKIHTLKENVPSQPVGEALPKPSAGEAEVKEGDHTFVNGAAPVSQAPASSAKPPHTTNGPLIGTVPVLPAGIAQFLSLQQQAPVHTQHHAHQPLPTSKALPKVMIPLSSIPTYNAAMDSNSFLKNSFHKFPYPTKAELCYLTVVTKYPEEQLKIWFTAQRLKQGISWSPEEIEDARKKMFNTVIQSVPQPTITVLNTPLVASAGNVQHLIQAALPGHVVGQPEGTAGGLLVSQPLMANGLQAPTSSLPLAVTSVPKQPTVAPINTVCSNTTSAVKVVNAAQSLLTACPSITSQAFLDASIYKNKKSHEQLSALKGSFCRNQFPGQSEVEHLTKVTGLSTREVRKWFSDRRYHCRNLKGSRAMMPGDHGSILIDSVPEVPFSPSSKAPEVTCIPTATSLASHPAAKRQSWHQTPDFTPTKYKERAPEQLRALESSFAQNPLPLDEELDRLRSETKMTRREIDSWFSEKRKKVNAEETKKADGTACQEEGEAAEDEGGEAELASELRVAGENGSPEMPISQISAERKVSPIKINLKNLRVTEASGKSELPGLLACELEEDSLNKLAEQPPGKVSYKKTAQQRHLLRQLFVQTQWPSNQDYDSIMAQTGLPRPEVVRWFGDSRYALKNGQLKWYEDYKRGNFPPGLLVITPGNRELLQDYYMTHKMLYEEDLQNLCDKTQMSSQQVKQWFAEKMGEETRAMADTGGEDQGPGTGEPAATHKGLGDSYSEVSENSESWEPSAPEASSEPFGTSSPQAGLQLGWRWGSGWQEGIAHGVKKSPNPVMPPWHSEDQAALGAVQIAAAVE; this is encoded by the exons atggccagcaaGAGGAAATCCACCACCCCATGCATGATCCCAGTAAAGACTGTAGTGCTGCAGGATGCCATTGTGGAGGCCCAGCCAGCAGAGGCCTTGCCTGAAGTACCCCAGCAGGATCTTCCCCCAGAAGCACCTGCTACCAGCAGTGAGGCAGCTCAGAACTCCAGCAGTACTGATGGCTCCTCACTGGCCAATGGGCATCGGAACACTTTGGATGGCTATTTATATTCCTGTAAAGACTGTGATTTCAGATCCCAGGACATGACCCAATTTGTGGGACATATGAACTCAGAGCACACAGACTTTAATAAAGATCCAACTTTTATCTGCCCTGGGTGCAGTTTCCTGGCAAAAACCCCCGAGGGGCTTTCCCTGCACAATGCCAAGTGTCATTCAGGGGAAGCCAACTTTGTGTGGAATGTGGCCAAGCCAGACAATCATGTAGTCGTGGAGCAGAGTATCCCTGAGAGCACCAGCACTCCTGACCCAGCAGGGGAGCCCGGCGCTGAGGGGACTGATGGACAGGCTGAAATCATCATCACTAAGACTCCAATCATGAAGATAATGAAAGGCAAAGCTGAAGCCAAAAAAATCCATACTCTCAAAGAGAATGTCCCCAGCCAGCCTGTGGGTGAGGCCTTGCCAAAGCCATCAGCTGGGGAAGCAGAGGTGAAAGAGGGGGACCACACCTTTGTTAATGGGGCAGCTCCAGTCAGCCAGGCACCTGCCAGCTCTGCAAAGCCCCCCCATACCACCAATGGGCCCCTGATAGGAACGGTGCCAGTTCTGCCAGCTGGTATAGCACAGTTCCTGTCTCTCCAGCAGCAGGCCCCGGTGCACACCCAGCACCATGCCCACCAGCCCCTGCCTACATCCAAGGCCCTTCCCAAAGTGATGATCCCCCTGAGCAGCATCCCAACGTACAACGCGGCTATGGACTCCAACAGCTTCCTGAAAAACTCCTTTCATAAGTTCCCCTACCCAACCAAAGCCGAGCTCTGCTACCTGACTGTGGTGACCAAGTATCCAGAAGAACAGCTCAAGATCTGGTTCACAgcccagaggctgaagcaaggtATCAGCTGGTCCCCTGAGGAGATCGAGGATGCCcgtaaaaagatgttcaatacaGTCATCCAGTCTGTGCCTCAGCCCACGATCACAGTTCTGAACACCCCCCTGGTTGCCAGTGCAGGCAATGTCCAGCATCTCATCCAGGCCGCTCTCCCAGGCCACGTTGTCGGACAGCCAGAGGGCACAGCAGGAGGACTCCTGGTCAGCCAGCCACTGATGGCCAATGGGTTGCAAGCACCAACCTCGTCTCTCCCCCTGGCAGTCACATCTGTTCCCAAGCAGCCAACAGTGGCACCTATTAACACCGTGTGTTCAAATACAACATCGGCCGTGAAGGTGGTCAACGCAGCCCAGTCTCTCCTCACAGCCTGCCCCAGCATAACTTCCCAAGCCTTCCTCGATGCTAGCATCTACAAAAATAAGAAGTCTCACGAACAACTGTCCGCTCTGAAAGGGAGCTTCTGCCGGAACCAGTTCCCAGGGCAGAGTGAAGTCGAACATCTGACCAAAGTCACCGGCCTCAGCACTAGAGAGGTGCGGAAGTGGTTCAGTGATCGGAGGTACCATTGCCGGAACCTGAAGGGCTCCAGAGCCATGATGCCTGGGGATCACGGCTCCATTCTCATTGACTCTGTGCCCGAGGTGCCCTTCTCCCCATCCTCCAAGGCTCCCGAGGTAACCTGTATCCCAACAGCGACCTCATTAGCAAGCCACCCTGCTGCCAAACGGCAATCCTGGCACCAGACTCCTGACTTCACGCCCACCAAATACAAGGAGAGAGCCCCAGAGCAGCTCCGAGCCCTGGAGAGCAGCTTTGCACAAAACCCACTCCCTCTAGACGAGGAACTGGACCGCCTGAGAAGTGAAACCAAGATGACCCGGAGAGAGATCGATAGCTGGTTTTCAGAGAAACGGAAAAAAGTGAATGCTGAGGAGACCAAGAAAGCCGATGGGACAGCCTgtcaggaggaaggggaggctgCTGAGGACGAGGGGGGAGAGGCGGAGTTGGCCAGTGAACTGAGGGTTGCTGGTGAAAATGGTTCCCCAGAAATGCCCATCAGCCAGATATCAGCAGAGCGCAAAGTCAGCCCCATCAAAATCAATCTCAAGAACCTGAGGGTCACTGAAGCCAGTGGCAAGAGTGAGCTTCCAGGGCTCCTTGCCTGTGAGCTGGAGGAGGATAGTTTGAACAAGCTGGCAGAGCAACCCCCTGGCAAAGTGAGCTACAAAAAGACGGCTCAGCAGCGACACTTGCTGCGGCAGCTCTTTGTCCAGACCCAGTGGCCAAGCAACCAGGACTATGACTCCATCATGGCCCAGACGGGGCTGCCGCGGCCAGAAGTGGTGCGCTGGTTTGGAGACAGCAGGTATGCTCTGAAGAACGGCCAGCTCAAGTGGTACGAAGACTATAAGCGGGGCAACTTCCCACCGGGGCTGCTGGTCATCACCCCTGGAAACCGGGAGCTGCTGCAAGACTATTACATGACACACAAGATGTTGTACGAGGAAGACCTGCAGAACCTCTGTGACAAGACCCAGATGAGCTCCCAGCAGGTCAAGCAGTGGTTTGCTGAGAAAATGGGTGAGGAGACCCGGGCCATGGCAGACACAGGTGGTGAAGACCAGGGCCCTGGTACTGGTGAGCCTGCGGCAACTCACAAAGGGCTGGGTGACTCCTATTCAGAAGTGTCTGAGAACAGTGAGTCGTGGGAGCCCAGTGCACCTGAGGCCAGCTCAGAGCCCTTTGGTACATCAAGTCCCCAGGCTGGACTTCAGCTAG GCTGGAGATGGGGGAGTGGCTGGCAGGAAGGCATTGCTCATGGAGTTAAGAAGTCCCCAAATCCAGTGATGCCACCCTGGCATAGTGAGGACCAGGCTGCCCTGGGGGCTGTACAGATTGCAGCAGCTGTGGAGTGA